One Thermoplasmata archaeon genomic window carries:
- the tmk gene encoding dTMP kinase, with product MKGNAPRRAWYVAFEGIDGAGKSTAVRRVASRLRREGLRVLTRREPASAELNRKAQAASVQDPWTGAVYFTLDRYLARADLERDLRAASVVLTDRSYWSTLAYQGSALAPERQRKLAGLQAHATVEPDQVILIDLDPTEAMRRVGSRASAKSPLERRRTQERVARAYRRFARRNGWLVVDARNTAREVADAAARSIRNKLAARSRTRPRRRR from the coding sequence ATGAAGGGCAACGCCCCGCGCCGAGCGTGGTACGTCGCCTTCGAGGGAATCGACGGAGCCGGGAAGTCCACGGCCGTTCGCCGCGTGGCCTCGCGCCTCCGCCGAGAGGGACTGCGCGTGCTGACCCGCAGGGAGCCCGCATCCGCCGAACTCAATCGGAAGGCTCAGGCCGCGAGCGTACAGGATCCGTGGACCGGCGCGGTGTACTTCACGCTCGACCGCTACCTCGCCCGCGCGGATCTCGAACGCGATCTTCGCGCGGCGTCCGTCGTGCTCACCGACCGCTCCTACTGGTCGACCCTCGCCTACCAGGGGAGCGCGCTCGCTCCCGAGCGGCAGCGGAAGCTGGCCGGGCTCCAGGCCCACGCCACCGTAGAGCCCGACCAGGTGATTCTGATCGACCTCGATCCGACCGAGGCGATGCGTCGCGTCGGATCCCGCGCCTCGGCGAAGAGCCCGCTCGAGCGGCGGCGGACCCAGGAGCGCGTCGCGCGTGCCTACCGGCGATTCGCCCGTCGGAATGGCTGGCTCGTGGTCGATGCGCGGAACACGGCTCGGGAGGTCGCCGACGCGGCCGCGAGGTCGATCCGAAACAAGCTCGCGGCTCGGAGCCGGACCCGGCCGCGGCGTCGAAGGTGA
- a CDS encoding TatD family hydrolase has product MPFPSDLPVVDHHCHLSPTGEGVAAARRFHSAGGTHLFLATQNYAGRPPSSVADYAQQFEVTERLGRQIHDEVGVVVYSVVAPYPIDLVHVSSSIGLPAALDLQRAALDLAGRWVREHRAVAIGEVGRPHFEVDAATRAACEEAFRHALEVARDSDCPAVIHCEDLDANGYRAIAALGRAAGLPAHRLIKHYARRYVAEPDRAGVAPSFLARRELVDRALADPGPWFLETDFLDDPARPGAVLDLATVPRRARAIAERSTTAAEQLRIPFVDSIRQVYGWAPEIGKGASP; this is encoded by the coding sequence GTGCCGTTCCCTTCCGACCTTCCGGTCGTCGATCACCACTGTCATCTGTCGCCGACCGGGGAAGGCGTTGCGGCCGCACGCCGCTTCCACTCCGCCGGCGGCACTCACCTCTTCCTTGCCACGCAGAACTACGCCGGCCGGCCCCCGAGCTCGGTCGCGGACTACGCTCAACAGTTCGAGGTCACGGAGCGCCTCGGACGCCAGATCCACGACGAGGTCGGGGTGGTGGTCTACTCCGTGGTCGCGCCGTACCCGATCGATCTTGTTCACGTTTCCTCGTCGATCGGCCTACCGGCCGCTCTCGATCTGCAACGGGCCGCGCTCGATCTCGCGGGACGGTGGGTCCGCGAGCACCGCGCGGTGGCCATCGGAGAGGTCGGACGTCCTCACTTCGAGGTCGATGCGGCCACGCGCGCGGCGTGCGAAGAGGCGTTCCGTCACGCCCTCGAGGTCGCCCGGGACTCCGACTGTCCGGCGGTGATCCACTGCGAGGATCTTGACGCGAACGGGTACCGCGCGATCGCCGCGCTCGGCCGAGCCGCCGGCCTTCCCGCGCATCGTTTGATCAAGCACTACGCCCGCCGCTACGTCGCCGAGCCGGATCGGGCCGGAGTCGCCCCGTCCTTCCTCGCGCGGCGCGAGCTGGTCGATCGGGCCCTCGCGGACCCCGGCCCTTGGTTCCTCGAGACCGACTTCCTGGACGACCCCGCTCGCCCCGGTGCCGTGCTCGATCTCGCAACAGTGCCGAGGAGGGCGCGCGCCATCGCGGAGCGCTCGACCACTGCCGCAGAGCAACTGCGTATCCCGTTCGTCGACTCGATCCGGCAGGTGTACGGTTGGGCCCCCGAGATCGGGAAGGGGGCCTCTCCATGA
- a CDS encoding TATA-box-binding protein produces MVKIRIENVVASTSLGDELDLQSIALGLDGAEYEPEQFPGLIYRLKKPKTAILLFRSGKVVCTGAKSMKEVEDSIHTVAAQIKKGGQKIILKPKIAVQNIVASSDLESEINLNAIAVTLGLDRVEYEPEQFPGLVCRIQDPRVVVLLFGSGKLVCTGARKPSDVEVAVKKITKELQGAGLLR; encoded by the coding sequence ATGGTCAAGATTCGTATCGAGAACGTGGTCGCATCGACCTCGTTGGGTGATGAGCTCGATCTTCAGTCGATCGCCCTCGGCCTGGACGGCGCGGAGTACGAGCCGGAGCAGTTTCCGGGCCTGATCTACCGGCTCAAGAAGCCGAAGACGGCGATCCTATTGTTCCGCTCCGGGAAGGTCGTCTGCACCGGCGCGAAGAGCATGAAGGAGGTCGAGGACTCGATCCACACCGTGGCCGCGCAGATCAAGAAGGGCGGACAGAAGATCATCTTGAAGCCCAAGATCGCCGTCCAGAACATCGTCGCGAGCTCTGATCTGGAAAGCGAGATCAACCTCAACGCGATCGCCGTCACTCTCGGTCTCGACCGAGTCGAGTACGAGCCCGAGCAGTTCCCCGGGTTGGTCTGCCGGATCCAGGACCCGCGCGTCGTCGTGCTCCTCTTCGGAAGCGGCAAGCTGGTCTGCACGGGGGCGCGCAAACCCTCCGATGTCGAGGTCGCGGTCAAGAAGATCACCAAGGAGCTCCAGGGCGCCGGCCTCCTGCGCTAG